From one Actinomyces sp. Marseille-P3109 genomic stretch:
- a CDS encoding alpha/beta hydrolase has translation MKAPRRVSGSRIAVGVASVGLTVGAFSFYSRKRYRRSAAASLTEYTTRPVKMAHARMSISERIARLAGRPEPRRAVPFPAWGRFFYDLERREDEGMPVYHLRPHTPSHAVIVYLHGGGYISTAVSVHAWLVDHLARRTGADVVMPLYPLTPHHTWQEAHRLVLDLYRRTVAENPGKRIILMGDSAGGGLAAVIALSLAEAGDAQPDELALISPWVDITNANPDIADYVDADPLMAPEPLAEIGRSWAGDTPLTDWHLSPIYGDLSGLKKVTTFVGTREIFLPDNALFHAKLLEAGADSTLHVGENLNHVYPMFPTPEGHRARRDLVRLVTGELA, from the coding sequence ATGAAGGCACCCAGGAGAGTCAGCGGGAGCAGGATCGCCGTCGGCGTGGCCAGTGTCGGCCTGACGGTGGGGGCCTTCAGCTTCTACTCCCGCAAGCGCTATCGGCGCTCGGCCGCGGCGAGCCTGACGGAGTACACCACCCGGCCGGTCAAGATGGCGCATGCCCGCATGTCGATCTCCGAGCGGATCGCCCGCCTGGCCGGCCGCCCCGAGCCTCGCCGAGCCGTCCCCTTCCCTGCCTGGGGGCGCTTCTTCTACGACCTGGAGCGGCGCGAGGACGAGGGCATGCCCGTCTACCACCTTCGCCCGCATACGCCGTCGCACGCCGTCATCGTCTATCTCCACGGCGGCGGTTACATCTCGACGGCGGTCTCAGTGCACGCCTGGCTGGTCGATCATCTGGCCCGCAGGACCGGGGCCGACGTCGTCATGCCGCTCTACCCGCTGACGCCCCACCACACCTGGCAGGAGGCGCATCGGCTGGTGCTGGACCTCTACCGGCGCACGGTCGCGGAGAACCCGGGTAAGCGGATCATCCTCATGGGGGACAGCGCGGGCGGGGGCCTGGCGGCAGTCATCGCCCTATCCCTGGCCGAGGCCGGCGACGCCCAGCCCGACGAGCTCGCCCTCATCTCGCCGTGGGTCGATATCACCAACGCCAACCCGGATATCGCGGACTACGTCGACGCCGACCCGCTCATGGCTCCCGAGCCCCTCGCCGAGATCGGCCGTTCCTGGGCGGGCGACACCCCGTTGACCGACTGGCACCTTTCTCCCATCTACGGCGACCTGTCGGGCCTGAAGAAGGTGACGACCTTCGTGGGGACCCGGGAGATCTTCCTACCGGACAACGCGCTCTTCCACGCCAAGCTCCTGGAGGCTGGAGCCGACTCGACGCTGCACGTCGGCGAGAACCTCAACCACGTCTACCCGATGTTCCCCACCCCCGAGGGTCACCGGGCGCGCCGAGACCTCGTCCGCCTCGTCACCGGAGAGCTCGCCTAA